One window of Paenibacillus sp. FSL K6-3182 genomic DNA carries:
- a CDS encoding histidine kinase, with amino-acid sequence MGLSLQFKVSALVLLLVAPLFFFLYYTNIYSTNIVREKVAKSASDTLTLHLGSLDELLEQTSTYLLRTANESMLLELYSESDPDSVNYYLSIRKLMDQWYSDVSYYSIIRSVFVYHLDREELFLSSQKEYYEEKEAIRAGLSARLKKFKLPTSLKWEIINVGGEPVLFKALPDKSGRLLIGVLVSIDSLAQPLIRLESVESDEKIGIISKEGHLLWGQFANEDLVRIRSHLNDQSKRSSASIRLSDGSSYLFVGKPSLFSDLNVFILLDEELLLDELPLFQSVIKVIPIAVVVILVVLFFLLSRLVFKPIQQLASGMRILGKGQLEYRLKEEKSKEFQLITQQFNRMAEQIGNLKIYVYEEQMKVQQAELKHLQAQINPHFFMNSLNIVFHLVELQKYSLIKKMISHLVSYFRFIMSTNDTWITLVSEFNHIRNYMEIQMVMYPNKLSFYDRLPEELENVLVPPLLVQPFVENAMKHGFINNTKHFEVSVTVSEATSKDGDSCMAIEIRDYGPGFSKQQLDMLNLGLYEKEPTDRQLGIWNVRRRLIMFYDGRANIAFRNDPQGGGIVNINLPMQRRL; translated from the coding sequence GTGGGACTTTCATTGCAATTTAAAGTAAGCGCACTCGTCCTGCTATTAGTGGCGCCACTTTTTTTCTTTCTTTACTACACCAATATCTACTCCACAAATATTGTTCGTGAGAAAGTAGCGAAATCCGCATCGGACACGTTGACCCTTCATTTAGGCTCTCTTGATGAGCTGCTGGAGCAGACCAGTACTTATTTGCTGCGAACGGCAAATGAAAGCATGCTACTTGAGCTATACTCGGAGAGCGACCCAGACAGTGTAAACTATTATTTATCTATCAGAAAATTAATGGATCAATGGTATAGCGATGTTAGCTACTACTCTATTATTCGCAGTGTATTCGTGTATCATCTTGACCGGGAGGAGCTATTCCTCAGCAGTCAAAAGGAGTATTACGAGGAGAAGGAGGCTATCCGTGCCGGTCTGTCCGCTCGGCTGAAGAAGTTCAAGCTTCCGACGTCCTTGAAGTGGGAAATCATTAACGTCGGTGGCGAGCCGGTCTTATTTAAGGCACTTCCGGATAAAAGTGGAAGGCTGCTCATCGGTGTACTTGTCAGCATTGACTCCTTAGCTCAGCCTCTAATCCGGTTGGAGTCTGTAGAGAGCGACGAGAAAATCGGCATTATATCCAAAGAGGGGCATCTGTTGTGGGGGCAATTCGCCAATGAAGATCTTGTCCGCATCCGCAGCCATCTGAACGATCAATCGAAACGCTCTAGCGCTTCTATTCGACTTAGTGACGGCAGCAGCTATTTGTTCGTAGGCAAACCGTCTCTTTTTTCGGATCTCAACGTTTTCATTTTATTGGACGAAGAATTGCTGCTGGACGAGCTGCCTCTGTTCCAAAGCGTAATTAAGGTCATTCCCATAGCGGTAGTTGTCATTCTAGTTGTATTGTTCTTTCTATTAAGCCGTCTTGTATTTAAGCCCATTCAGCAGTTGGCAAGCGGGATGCGCATACTTGGCAAGGGACAGTTAGAATACCGTTTGAAGGAAGAGAAATCCAAGGAGTTCCAACTGATTACACAACAGTTCAATCGAATGGCTGAACAAATCGGGAATCTAAAGATCTATGTATATGAAGAGCAAATGAAAGTACAGCAAGCCGAACTTAAGCATCTTCAGGCTCAGATTAATCCCCATTTTTTCATGAATTCCTTAAATATCGTCTTCCATCTTGTAGAGCTTCAGAAGTATTCGCTGATTAAGAAGATGATCAGCCACCTAGTTTCCTATTTCCGGTTCATCATGAGCACCAACGATACATGGATTACGCTTGTTAGCGAATTTAATCATATCCGGAACTACATGGAAATCCAAATGGTCATGTATCCGAACAAGCTGAGTTTTTATGATCGGCTGCCCGAGGAATTAGAGAACGTCCTTGTTCCGCCCTTGCTTGTGCAACCGTTCGTGGAGAATGCTATGAAGCATGGATTTATTAATAATACCAAGCATTTTGAAGTCAGCGTCACGGTAAGTGAAGCAACTAGTAAAGATGGGGATTCATGCATGGCCATCGAAATCCGCGACTATGGACCGGGATTCTCCAAGCAGCAATTGGACATGCTCAACCTTGGATTATATGAAAAAGAGCCGACAGACCGTCAACTGGGGATATGGAATGTGCGCAGGCGCTTGATTATGTTCTATGATGGACGCGCGAATATAGCCTTCCGCAATGATCCACAGGGCGGTGGAATAGTGAATATCAATTTGCCTATGCAAAGGAGGCTTTGA